A single Aspergillus puulaauensis MK2 DNA, chromosome 7, nearly complete sequence DNA region contains:
- a CDS encoding NAD-dependent epimerase/dehydratase family protein (COG:M;~EggNog:ENOG410PMQ8;~InterPro:IPR036291,IPR001509;~PFAM:PF13460,PF01073,PF01370;~go_function: GO:0003824 - catalytic activity [Evidence IEA]) — translation MGRIIITGGSGKVGQYAIPVLLSHGHTILNLDIAPLPPHLSQKVHTLHVDPTDSGQVHSALTSPFHSPLNQIPDAVIHLAGIPRNMIVPDVETFRVNTQAGYNVIEAACRLGVKKIIIASTMCHLAVVRDGLGYQVFNATNDEITVDTEMTEAFLKKNAPGVVFTREMEGREAPLTNRKMKEMLGFRQEHPWQKYFAYA, via the exons ATGGGCAGAATCATCATTACCGGCGGCTCAGGGAAAGTTGGCCAGTACGCGATCCCCGTTCTCCTATCCCACGGCCATACCATCCTAAATCTCGACATcgcccctctccctccccatcTCTCGCAAAAGGTCCACACCCTTCATGTCGACCCTACAGACAGCGGCCAAGTGCACAGCGCCCTAACCTCTCCTTTCCACTCCCCCCTGAACCAAATCCCTGACGCGGTCATCCACCTCGCCGGCATCCCGCGCAACATGATCGTGCCCGATGTGGAGACTTTCCGGGTGAACACGCAAGCGGGCTATAATGTCATTGAAGCCGCGTGCCGCCTGGGCGTGAAGAAAATCATCATTGCGAGTACC ATGTGCCATCTCGCAGTAGTGCGGGATGGACTGGGGTATCAGGTCTTCAACGCGACAAATGACGAGATTACGGTTGATACTGAGATGACGGAAGCGTTTCTAAAGAAGAACGCACCTGGGGTGGTATTTACCagagagatggagggaagagaggCGCCGCTGACGAAccggaagatgaaggagatgctGGGGTTTCGACAAGAGCATCCATGGCAGAAATACTTTGCTTACGCCTAG
- a CDS encoding GMC family oxidoreductase (CAZy:AA3;~COG:E;~EggNog:ENOG410PFGF;~InterPro:IPR012132,IPR036188,IPR000172,IPR007867;~PFAM:PF05199,PF00732;~SECRETED:SignalP(1-16);~go_function: GO:0016614 - oxidoreductase activity, acting on CH-OH group of donors [Evidence IEA];~go_function: GO:0050660 - flavin adenine dinucleotide binding [Evidence IEA];~go_process: GO:0055114 - oxidation-reduction process [Evidence IEA]) has product MKFFFPSLLLLPLAFARHLSPAAQRVTHHDADLLSEYDYVVVGGGVSGLTVANRLTEDSNTTVLVIEAGKIDDYSKDIQYPRFARTVAANYSWPITSLPTAGLNNRTASVVVARILGGGSAINGMAFMRGSPGDYDLWAELIGDKSWGWDGLLPYFKKSEAFTPPTDDQQSQHGISFDIDARGTNGPIQTSFPPFITSTGKVFLAALRQLGIPTQIDGAANALGGYWSPNNLDPVTTERSYARTGYHDSANIRSNYHVLPEALVTKLTPDLTGVEYIPEYNTALNSTPPDIKIKTVRARKEIIMAAGAIHTPKILHLSGVGSSSVLRSLGIDQILDVPGVGENLQDHATMYGSAAFTNLSDPTQDPVYIWNNATYDAEMGLLYEANRTGPWTVGTENTFSFLTAKHLNFSVSHFAHAAGQPARYLRSGLDPSIIRGYEKSQNLLLKYMTDNKVALSENLLIAIISLQKPLSRGSVHAASTDPYTMPHVSYRTFSNPLDLEMLAQAVRLHTDLLPQTPALQSIGAVLEFPTPGLTDTELLDTIKESADPSFYHPVGTCAMLKFGDGGCVDSQLRLYGSRGRVRIVDASIFPIIPSAHTQSTVYAVAEKVADLIRGIHTVPH; this is encoded by the exons ATGAAGTTTTTCTTCCCTTCCCTGTTATTATTGCCCCTTGCCTTCGCGCGCCACCTTTCTCCGGCTGCTCAGCGGGTTACTCACCATGACGCCGATCTACTCTCAGAGTATGATTATGTTGTTGTCGGAGGCGGGGTTAGCGGACTAACTGTCGCAAATCGTCTCACGGAGGACAGTAACA CAACCGTGCTAGTAATCGAAGCAGGCAAAAT CGACGACTACTCAAAAGACATCCAGTACCCCCGGTTCGCGCGGACAGTGGCTGCGAACTACAGCTGGCCGATTACCTCGTTGCCAACCGCCGGGCTGAACAATCGTACTGCATCTGTCGTAGTAGCGCGAATTCTCGGCGGTGGCAGCGCAATTAATGGGATGGCTTTTATGCGTGGTTCGCCCGGTGATTATGATCTCTGGGCTGAACTTATTGGGGATAAgagctggggttgggatgggcTTTTACCCTACTTTAAGAAG AGCGAGGCATTTACGCCTCCAACCGATGATCAGCAGAGCCAACACGGGATTTCGTTTGACATAGATGCACGGGGGACAAATGGGCCTATCCagacttctttccctccGTTTATCACGAGTACAGGAA AAGTATTTCTGGCCGCTCTAAGACAGCTTGGTATCCCAACCCAGATTGACGGTGCAGCAAATGCGCTGGGTGGGTACTGGAGTCCAAATAACCTGGACCCAGTGACAACAGAAAGGTCCTACGCCCGGACAGGATACCATGATAGTGCGAATATTCGGTCGAATTATCATGTCCTTCCAGAGGCCCTGGTGACGAAGCTGACTCCAGATCTAACGGGTGTTGAGTATATACCAGAATACAACACAGCCCTAAACTCTACACCACCggatataaagataaagacgGTGCGAGCGCGAAAGGAGATTATAATGGCCGCCGGCGCGATTCACACACCAAAGATCCTACATCTATCAGGTGTTGGCTCGTCGTCTGTTCTCCGCTCCCTCGGAATTGACCAAATACTTGACGTTCCTGGCGTTGGCGAGAATCTCCAAGACCATGCAACAATGTACGGCTCCGCGGCCTTCACAAACCTCAGTGATCCAACACAGGATCCAGTCTATATATGGAACAACGCCACCTACGATGCTGAGATGGGCCTGCTGTACGAGGCCAACCGCACAGGGCCATGGACTGTAGGAACGGAGAatacattttcttttttaacAGCAAAGCATCTCAACTTCTCTGTTTCGCATTTTGCACACGCAGCCGGCCAGCCTGCAAGATATCTTCGTTCAGGCCTTGACCCGAGCATCATCCGCGGTTACGAAAAGTCGCAGAACCTACTCCTGAAATACATGACAGACAACAAAGTGGCCCTATCTGAGAACCTCCTCATCGCAATCATCAGCCTGCAAAAACCACTAAGCCGGGGATCTGTTCACGCCGCGTCAACAGATCCCTATACTATGCCACACGTCAGTTACCGTACCTTCAGTAACCCGCTTGACCTAGAAATGCTAGCTCAGGCCGTGCGGCTACATAcagaccttcttccccagacACCAGCACTACAGTCAATTGGCGCCGTGTTGGAATTTCCTACGCCAGGATTAACCGATACTGAACTCCTGGACACGATTAAAGAATCAGCAGACCCAAGCTTCTACCACCCTGTTGGGACCTGTGCAATGTTGAAGTTCGGCGACGGAGGGTGCGTGGATAGCCAGTTACGGCTTTATGGCTCAAGAGGAAGGGTGCGCATTGTTGACGCCTCGATATTTCCTATTATCCCGTCGGCTCATACCCAGAGTACCGTTTACGCTGTTGCGGAGAAGGTGGCCGATTTGATAAGGGGGATACATACAGTGCCACATTGA